From the genome of Nitrosopumilus sp., one region includes:
- a CDS encoding ABC transporter substrate-binding protein, whose protein sequence is MKSTQLLSVVFSLIMFTGVTAGNTAFAESDEIDDILEDFCDMTLGEQDYVLSKYDLDDYAEKLAVICEIEDENEREDSLEDVIDAMDFDTHDDDDRYETYDDRYETDDDFDLDDLLDDYCEMTDEDKRQLFADHPRLAPFSDRLANYCDMSEDEQDAIDELIEEQYGDKIRSELRDYSKEHRMDYKKDMREHLEKYCEMSDEDRKAFVEENDKAQDHAEKMNRYCSLDEDDRMDFIEDHKDEYKAHMKEKMHEKMAGKKHMDYEMLCEMTDSERAEKIDDSENLERLSDWCEMTPEEREDYKKEHHDKAKYKSQKHMSDKKHHMDYEQFCELSEAERELEIDDSENLERLSDWCEMTPEEREDYKKEHHDGAMDDKKHAMKMKLSDKSDRIKEMIMMKRDISDERREEIKMKYIEKHGELTDEKKSELKMKFEDHMKTVKHTISNEHKSDIHDRLAEMKAFKAELREKSSELTDEQKQQLREKFIEKAKDMRLAWISPHTQMTAGVDAAEVECREGFSLVMKTSNGMAMCLKADSALKMIDRGIVVPSI, encoded by the coding sequence ATGAAAAGTACACAACTTCTAAGCGTTGTTTTTTCACTGATTATGTTTACCGGCGTAACTGCTGGAAATACGGCATTTGCCGAATCAGATGAGATTGATGATATTCTAGAAGACTTTTGTGATATGACCCTTGGTGAACAAGACTACGTTCTATCCAAATATGATCTGGATGACTATGCAGAAAAGCTTGCAGTCATCTGTGAAATTGAGGATGAGAATGAGCGTGAGGATTCACTTGAGGACGTCATTGACGCAATGGACTTTGATACACATGATGACGACGACAGATACGAAACATACGACGACAGATACGAAACTGATGACGACTTTGATCTTGATGACTTGCTTGACGATTACTGCGAGATGACTGACGAAGACAAACGTCAACTGTTTGCAGATCATCCAAGACTTGCACCCTTCAGTGACAGACTCGCAAACTATTGTGACATGTCAGAAGACGAGCAAGATGCAATCGATGAACTAATCGAGGAGCAGTATGGAGACAAAATAAGATCTGAACTAAGAGATTATTCCAAAGAGCATCGCATGGACTACAAAAAAGACATGAGAGAACATCTGGAGAAATACTGTGAGATGTCTGACGAGGACAGAAAGGCCTTTGTCGAAGAAAACGACAAGGCCCAAGACCACGCAGAGAAAATGAACAGATACTGTTCACTGGATGAGGATGACAGAATGGACTTCATTGAAGATCACAAAGACGAGTACAAAGCACACATGAAAGAAAAAATGCACGAAAAAATGGCTGGAAAAAAACACATGGACTATGAGATGCTATGTGAGATGACGGACTCTGAGCGTGCAGAAAAAATTGACGACTCTGAAAATCTTGAACGACTCTCTGACTGGTGCGAAATGACGCCTGAGGAAAGGGAGGACTACAAGAAGGAGCATCATGATAAGGCAAAGTACAAATCACAAAAACATATGAGCGACAAGAAACATCACATGGACTATGAACAATTTTGCGAACTATCTGAAGCAGAACGTGAACTGGAAATTGACGACTCTGAAAATCTTGAACGACTCTCTGACTGGTGCGAAATGACGCCTGAGGAAAGGGAGGACTACAAGAAGGAGCATCATGACGGTGCAATGGACGATAAGAAACATGCCATGAAAATGAAATTGTCTGACAAATCTGACCGAATCAAGGAAATGATCATGATGAAGCGTGACATCTCTGATGAGAGAAGAGAGGAAATCAAGATGAAGTATATTGAAAAGCATGGTGAACTGACTGACGAGAAAAAGTCAGAACTCAAAATGAAGTTTGAGGATCATATGAAGACTGTCAAGCATACAATTTCTAATGAGCACAAATCCGACATTCATGACAGACTAGCTGAGATGAAGGCCTTCAAGGCAGAACTCCGCGAAAAGTCATCTGAACTCACTGACGAGCAAAAGCAGCAACTTAGAGAAAAATTCATTGAAAAGGCAAAAGACATGCGACTAGCATGGATTTCCCCACACACGCAAATGACTGCCGGCGTTGACGCCGCAGAAGTCGAGTGTCGTGAAGGATTTAGCCTCGTAATGAAGACGTCAAACGGCATGGCAATGTGTCTCAAGGCAGATTCTGCACTAAAGATGATTGACAGAGGAATAGTAGTTCCTTCAATCTAA
- the trxA gene encoding thioredoxin — MMVNEIKNSQQFEQQVLNSANPVFVDFWAECCGPCRSVSPVVEELSTEYDGKVDFVKINVDENGELAQKYSVFSIPTITIFKNGEVVSQKVGASTKESFKTMIDSALS; from the coding sequence ATTATGGTGAACGAAATAAAAAATTCACAGCAGTTTGAACAACAGGTTCTAAACTCTGCCAACCCCGTCTTTGTTGACTTTTGGGCAGAGTGCTGCGGTCCATGCAGGTCCGTATCTCCAGTTGTCGAGGAGCTCTCAACAGAATACGACGGTAAGGTGGATTTTGTCAAGATCAATGTTGATGAAAACGGCGAGCTTGCGCAAAAATACAGCGTGTTTAGCATTCCCACCATTACCATCTTCAAAAATGGAGAGGTAGTATCACAAAAAGTGGGAGCTTCTACAAAAGAATCCTTCAAAACCATGATCGACAGTGCGTTGAGCTAG
- a CDS encoding pilus assembly protein, giving the protein MTALQVLHRDDLKLGGFAGLLEHRLVIDPKVFGNNDFGAWSGIGNFVYLADAKFVPNGETHLHHHREIDVISVVVDGRISHKGTLQQGKTIESNQVQVQRAGGEGFAHNEVNPDDKENRMIQIWVTPEKSGEAAGYKSYSLQQGKITRVYGGDNNQEETFASKTTLDVGLVDANQTVSLDGEFIAYVTRGNGTLDGQSVTDGDLIRGHDMRFQAKTDSQIIIVRKIWE; this is encoded by the coding sequence ATGACGGCATTACAGGTATTGCACAGAGACGATCTCAAACTGGGTGGGTTTGCAGGATTACTTGAACATCGTCTGGTAATTGATCCCAAAGTTTTTGGCAATAATGATTTTGGTGCTTGGTCTGGAATTGGAAACTTTGTCTATTTGGCTGATGCAAAGTTTGTTCCAAACGGCGAGACTCATTTACATCATCACAGGGAAATCGATGTAATTTCAGTTGTCGTTGACGGAAGAATTTCTCACAAGGGAACGTTGCAACAGGGAAAGACAATCGAGTCCAATCAGGTACAGGTTCAGCGTGCAGGTGGTGAAGGATTTGCACACAACGAGGTGAATCCAGATGACAAAGAAAACAGGATGATCCAAATTTGGGTGACTCCTGAAAAATCAGGAGAGGCTGCAGGATACAAATCATATTCCTTGCAGCAAGGAAAAATCACCCGCGTCTATGGTGGAGATAATAATCAAGAAGAGACGTTTGCCAGTAAGACAACACTTGATGTGGGACTAGTTGATGCAAACCAGACCGTATCCCTTGATGGCGAGTTTATTGCGTATGTTACACGCGGAAACGGAACGCTAGACGGACAAAGCGTTACCGACGGTGATTTGATTCGCGGACATGACATGAGATTTCAAGCTAAAACTGATTCTCAAATTATCATTGTGAGGAAAATTTGGGAGTAA